The nucleotide window TGCAAGTGATAACAACAAAAATCATTAGTACAATCCATTATTAAGATCACTACATactattgataaaataaaataaggaaaaaacgaaagaaaaaaattgcacCTTCCGGGTCATGCAAGCTATGTGAGGCAATGTGTTTCTTAAGCAAACCTTCAGCTAAGAGTAACAACTTCTCCCCACCATTGTCACATAACACCTATTAAGGACAACAAACACAAATAAGAATTTGGAAAACACATTTAAACAGGGAAAACAAGCGGTAACTTAAATATACTAGAGACTTTATTGAAAATACTCACACAATTTTcagataaaacaatataaatttttgcagcttttaatagttatttaatTGATATCTAATGTGTTCAAAATAAGCTAGAAATAGAATCAGATTACTCAAGCATCACAAGTAATCCAGCACAATATACAGGTTTCCAAgcacctaaaaaaaaaaaaatgaagaaacatcTACTTGATTGCCacatatttttctcttgaacATCATGTTTCCCTTATGTATAACACATATTTTTTCCTCCCCTCAATTATAACATCATCATTTACAGTAATACCTAAGGGCATTGCTTAgtagattttctctttttcttaatTAGGGAGGGaatgaaggaaaataaaagTGATCCCCACCAATAAGAGAATTTGTAACCACATTGAATGACAAAACTTTCTTTCCTCAAATTTTTACAAGCTAGAGCTACTTCCTAGAGCACATaacaataagatttttttatggGCCTTATCCCTATAGACAAAAAACCAATCATTAGCATTAGAAGATTTCCATTAAACTGATCATATAGATTAAATTGAAGATCCATGCCCTTCAATACTGTGAACTCAATAACCCACAAATAACTGACAAAACAATTGTATCTTGAGATGAGGAGCAAAATCCCTCATTAATGAATCAATAACAAGCAAGTTGCTCGTTCAAGTTAAACATATATTTCCATTCCGTCTATCTCAGCATCTCAACTCAAGATTTTTAAACATTACAACCCTTAACCCAGAAATGTGTTATCTGATACATGTCTTTATATCCACTTTACGGAAGGATTGCACACCTAAACCAGATAGTATGGTTGAGCTACTGAATCATCAACAGGTTCAATCCAGGTTGGGAAACAGTACGTTTAAGGATCAACATAAAATGCATATGATGTAATTGCTTTAAAATAGTATTATTTCGAATTATACTATCCAAAGAAATTAATTACTTCAAATTATACTATGCAAAGAAATTTACCATACTCCTGAAAAGTCAGGTGATGTGTACTAAAGTACTAATTCTGCTGCATATACTTGTGCCATGGATTTCCAGTGATGGTCAACAATTTCCCGGGGCCAGTTCTACACCAAAACTAAAAGCCTAAAGTTGGGTAGAATTCATTGGTTATGTGAATTATGAGCAccaacactaaatttattaataaatgacaTGATACtttcatgtttttcattttcttgagtTGGAATTTGGGGAGACCACCATTTCATGTTTTGAGCAACTATGAGTCCTTGCAAAAACACCAAATAAAGCTTGAATACATGTAAGGCAAAATGAGGAGTAGAAGACGGAAAAACCTGTAACTGGATGCTACAGACTGCCCAGAGCAAAAACCTTTCTTCACCAACAAGCTTGTACATTTTTATGGCTGTCTGCcaagaattaaaattgaaataagtaAACCGTGGCCCCATTGTCCACATTCCACATACAAAGTGACAACCTACAAGCAAAtttacaaaaaaggaaaaaaaaaagaagaagaagaagaaggatttTGAAGACACCAACCTGCTGCTGCTTCACAAATGAATATTCACGAACATAACAGTTGAAAAGCCCCATCATTAGCTCCAAATTGTTTGGAAATTTCCCACAAGAATGCTCATAACAGGCAGTAGCCAAGTCCACTGATTACACAGAAAGTAGGTGAATAAGACATTTGACATGACAATAGACACAAACACGAAGTAAACACTTACAGTGATTAAGTCTTTGGAAAACAATCTGAAGAGTACTGAGAGTGAGATCATCCATCAAATTTGCTTCATTCTTATACAACAACTCTTTGGCATTTAAACAAACAGATAACGCTTCATCAAATTTACCCATTCTTTCCAAAACGAGAGCCTTCAGCGCCTAAAACACCGCACCAAAAGACATCAGAACAGAAAACAAAGGTGAAACATAAACCTAAGAAAAATGTGGTTTGAGACTTACAAGAGCGTAAGGTGAGTTGGGAAATTTAGCAAGCAAAGCAGTGGATTGCCTGAGAGCTATCTTAAACTGCCGAGAATCGATGGCGTCCCATATCGGACGAACCCTCCGCTCCGGTATTCCACCCGCCAACCCGAACTTCGAAGCCATTTAGGGTTCCACTCAAACAGTGTCTTCCTATGCGCTTGTTTCGTGACCGTGAGGCTTACGTCCTTGCAACCTAACCTAACTCTGAAAAGGATTTGGAAAACCTAAAGTGAGTGTTTGGATACGGGTTTTATAACGATCTTATATCATGATTTCAACTAAAACAATGATATGATACTAAGATGGTAAGATTAGTATGtaattacatttaattaaaattaaattactttttaaatgcAAAATGCAAAAACATGTGTTTTGATTAATCAGAAACCGATTTGTTCTTATCAGTTGTTTGACTTAAATGACTTGTCGTTCGCTCATTTATCTAATCGACTCTGCTTTGAACTTCTTGTACGGGATTTTGATGTTCTCTAGGGAATCCAAATCAGGTACGCAACAGCCTACAAGAAAAATACTAGTAATTAAGTTTATCTATGGTCAACCATATACAAGTAGACATAATCAACGTACGATATACGCTTATCCGCATGAAACCACTAACCTATATGTTCCCAAACGGACCTCAaactagagatgacaatttggacccgattttaggggtcccgaccctaacggggaggagATTCCCCGATATAAATGGGAAAAGGGACaaggatggggatggggatgaaaaaaatcctcgtagtcggggacggggatacatatgtccccgccccgccccgcccctcccctccccaccccctccccgccccggcccggcccatcccctccccaccccaccctttcccaccccttaaatctaatatattaatataataatttctaaactattaagttctagaaatttttacattatgatttattaaaactataactttaattttactaatttttgaattatcaattatcagcttttactaatttctgaactattaatttaatatattaaaaaaaccccagaatctcattattataaaatacaaatgcaccaaattaattttatttcaacttcaaaacttagttagtcaatccaccagattttacacaaaaaaaaaaaaaacaaattataaacttgataaaatcaattgaagtaaatgaaaagtattaaatttaatgttattataaaattaccctaaatcatatacatgaagagctactaatgaagagattgattattgcatattgttagattttataaaaactttgtatttaaactaaaataataattaatattttgtagctcttgtaataagtgatattttggaagaatatgatttattttatttattgaaatacataaaagaattaaaatttatatttacggatattgagaggggatttttccccgcggggacggggcagggatggggaggagatttttccccacggggatggggaggggattttttcccgtggggacggggaggggatgagGAGAgaattttccttcgcggggagggaaCGAGGATTCTTTTTTATCTCCGTAACAGGGATGAGGCGAggatggggattgatatcccctacagggatggggacggggattgacccgtccccgcccctccccattgtcaTGCCTACCTAAAACCGAATCATACGTCAAACaaattcattataaatgaaTAGAAGTAGAAACCTCTAGTTTTCTTCTAAGTCACGGCCACGTGCATTTATCGCTTCATCCCGTTCTCCCACATAAGTCTCCGGCGCACGTTAGTCTTCACCACCTCACATGAATGATGAACCGTCACTTATAGTAATACCCAGTCTTTAAATCCAAACCCTAATGTTGAATAGATTATAGATTGCTTGTTATCTTGAAGTTGAGCTTGagattatttaattgaaatttgaatacgATGATGGGCTCTGACAACCAGGGCTTCGTGGAAGCCCATCTTTTCGCCTCACgagaagaaatggaaaatctTATCCTCCACGACGActccaccaccaccaacaaATCCTACTCAGATTACCGTAGCGCAACGTCATTAAGCCCGCCGATCCTCGCGACTCCCGCCGATTACGATCCCTTACTCTCACCTCCACTGTACCCTAACGCACCGGACTATAACTATCACAATCATCACTCCTCTTACATCGAGCCTCCGTCTTACGCTGACGTCATCTTTACTCCCTTTGATCAaaacagcaacaacaacaacactgACAACCAGATCAACGGCATCGAAAGCACCAATGAATTCCCTGATTCTCCTAACTCACCTTCAAGTAGCTCCGATTACATAAGAATCACAGTGTCAAACCCGCAGAAGGAACAGGAGACGTCCAATTCGCTGGTGCCTGGTGGTAACACTTTCGTTACTTATTTAATTACCACACGAACTAACATACCGGAATTTAATGGATCTGAGTTCAGTGTACGGAGACGGTTTCGTGATATCGTTACGTTATCTGATCGGTTAGCCGAGTCGTATAGAGGGTTTTTTATCCCTCCCAGGCCTGATAAAAGTGTTGTGGAGTCTCAAGTGATGCAAAAACAGGAATTTGTTGAGCAAAGGCGAGTGGCATTGGAGAAGTATTTGAGGAGACTTGCAGCACATCCTGTCATAAGAAAGAGCGATGAATTCAAACTGTTTTTGCAGGTGCAGGGGAAATTACCGTTGCCTACCAGTACTGATGTGGCATCAAGGATGCTGGATGGGGCGGTGAAGCTGCCTAAGCAATTGTTTGGAGAGAGCACGGCTGTTGTGGCACCTCATGAGGTGGTTCAGCCCGCGAAAGGTGGAAGGGATTTATTGAGGTTGTTCAAGGAGTTGAAGCAGTCAGTTGCTAATGATTGGGGTGGGTCGAAGCCCCCTGTGGCTGAGGAAGATAAAGAATTTCTGGAGAATAAGGAAAGGATGAATGATCTTGAACAACAACTCAGCAATGCTTCTCAGCAAGTAATGCCTTGTCATAGATCTTTGTTGTTAGTATCTACGTGCATGGCTGTATATGTTGCATATATGAGTTTAGGTCTTCTATTTATGAATGTGAATTTGGGGCTTGGAGTGATCATTTAATGTTGGTATTATTGTATTACATGATTTATAATGCCACTGTTCTTATTGTGTATGTACTTGAATGTGTGTGGAGCTTGGTTTCTATCTGCATGTGAATGTGTTTATGTCAAATTGTATGTTATCTATATGTTTactttttttgttgttaatgaATGTATATGCCAGACTTAGGTTAGACTGATTATTGAGTTGTTGCTTTCATGCTTTGAATGTGTTTAGGCTGAAACACTCGTAAAGGCTCAGCAAGATATGGGAGAAACAATGGGAGAACTGGGATTGGCATTCATTAAgctaacaaaatttgaaaatgaggaGGCAATGTACAACTCTCAAAGATTACGGGCCACTGACATGAAAAATTTTGCAACTGCTGCTGTTAAGGCCAGTAGGTTCTATCGTGAATTGAATGCACAGACTGTCAAGCATTTGGTAAATTGCTATTCCTTGACAATGGATGATTATCAAAGCATTAAAGTTGATGGAATTTTATAAAGCTTCATTGTGAAATTGATTTCTCGCGAGATGAAAAATTAAGCTTGCCAGTTGTAGAGTGGATACCCTTTATTTTAATTGGCATTAGTTATATTACCATCTAATATATTTACAATTGTAATAAGTACTAAATACTTTTTGTTTAATGTAGTTTTAGGAAAGTTCTGCTGTTGCTTAATTTGTCCTCTATTTTGTCCATATTGTAGGATACCCTCCATGAATATCTCGGGCTTATGTTAGCTGTCCACAGTGCATTCTCAGACCGCTCAAGTGCTCTCTTGACGGTGCAGACTCTCTTCTCAGAACTGTCCGCATTGCAATTGAGGGCTGAGAAGCTTGAGGCTGCCTCATCAAAAATATTTGGTGGTGACAAGTCACGTATTCGCAAGTTAGAAGAGCTTAAAGAAACTATAAGAGTTACTGAGGATGCTAAAAGTGTTGCAATCAATGAATATGAGCGAATCAAGGTATTATAACCTTCTAAAACCATTTTTGTGTTACTGTTTGGAAATGAGGCAATCCTTTTTTTTATGCTCTTGGGTCCAACACTTTCTACCATCCTTTAGTGTATTGTTGTACCTCGCAAAGCATTGGGTTGAGTGCTAAATATCTTGCCTTTCTTTCATGAACTCGAACAAAGTTTTGTTTCCTAACCAATTTGGGGTCAGCTATGGAAAGCTATTGTCTCCATTCAGCTTTTTATGGGCACATAGCTCTTTCTGAATCAGCTTAGGATGTATCTCTTTTTGCTTTACTAGAGTTCTCTTATAGGAAATCCATGTCCCATTTAGCTTTTGATGGGTTCATAGGTCTTcctaaattaaacttattttgcCTCTTTCATTGCTTTACTTCTGGTTTGTATTTCCTTTCATAGTGAACTGCCTTCAAGTTGATCTGAAATTATTCATTCCTATTGGCTTTGTAGTTGGATTACATGGCTGAAAATATAGTATCCCACCCTTCTGTTTTTCATAATGATTTGAATCTATCTGAACTTATTTACCCTTACAAATATGGGCGTTCTTATTTGGGCCTGATCTTTATATGGACATTAAATGTGATGACAACATTGCATTTTTGCTACAAAACATGGGATTCCCATTTCATCTCATagagattttatttatgttgcTTCATGTCAATGTCATGTCGTCTTCCTTGTCCCTGTCATTAGTATGATTGGTCCAAGATAATAATTGTAGTCATATTTAGGGAAATCTTATGCATTATTTTCCTTGATGTTTTGTTCATATTCATACTTTGATGATATAACTTCCACATGATGGCTTTGTTGatctagattttttattttgatagaGCTATCTTCAGCACTAATTTAATTGTTGTGAGCAAAACTTTGGAAGCCACATTAGTTCTGCAATCACACGTCTGGTGATATCCTAAATCTAACGTTTGGTGGTCATGAGATATATCTTATACAGACATCTATTTTACACCCTGGGATTAATTGTTTACTTGGGTATAGGATTGCTAATACTGCCTGGcttatttttaacttgattgaatgaaatgatatattttcatttttggaaATAGGAGTGCACTTGCAGTTGTTTGACTTTCAATTATAAAAGTTGGATGTTGACTAGTTTGgcaccttgggtggaaaaagtTTTTATCactctcttttttatttctatctaaAATAGGTTGTCAGGCAAATAATTTGACACCACTAGATGTAAATAATGGAGGTGAAAATGTTGCAAAGATGATAGCCTTTTCTATTGCCTTTTTATTGTTCAGGAGCTTCCTTTCTAATTTTGGTGTAAGATTCATTGACTGGTTGTAACATGAGTTTGCTTGATTAATTTGCTTTTGTATTTTGACTAACCATGCTAGTATAAGATTTTAGAATGAGCAATGATGGGATCCACATGGGTTCTTTACACTATTTCCTGACAATAGCCTTTTTAACAATGTAATTGTAGGAGCATAACAGGATTGAACTTGAAAGGCTTGACAGAGAAAGGCACGCTGACTTCTTGAACATGCTGAAGGGGTTTGTAGTAAATCAGGTATTTTCACTCATCTTGTATCTGGTCCATATGGTATGAAAATGCTATTACATAACTTCTTTTGAGAGCCATGCTGATTAGACTTCGGCTAGTGACAAAGGGATCATCTGCTTGTTGTTAAGTTGGGTTTTATCTCCAGTAATGAACAGGGTTTAGTTAGTTCATGCCCTAGTTTTTGTCCCAAGGCGTTAGTTTGAACATTTTTGTTGCATGCCTTTCAAAGATTTAATTAAGCAACAATTTCTATAACGTTATTAAgctctcttcttcttttaggTAATGGGGATGCGAATAGAGTGGAATATGTGGTACAGATGTGTGACTAGCATgtgtttaaatatttgtttgaagTTGTTTCTGTGGTGGTGGATGATCTGGGCTGAGATTTGAACCATTCTTTCAAGTTGACTCCACTTCTGCAGAGCATGATTCCATAAACTTGCTTATATAATGACTAGAACATGTGTTGCATTTATAAGTGGTGTCAGCCATGATGGAAATGGCTTATGTCATACAATTGAGTCTCTCAAGATATATCTGTGCCCATCTATGAAACAACTTAGTAATGTGAGTCTTTGTGTGACCAGGTGGGATACGCAGAGAAAATCAGTAATGTATGGGCAAAGGTGGCAGAAGAGACAAGTGGATACACAAACGATGGCACTTAAACATGTGGCTGTACATGCAAATCTtgagctttttcttttttcaccaCACAGTCAGTTTGTAGTGGTCCATTAGTACTAGGAGATAGAATTACATTGATAgtaattgaagaaaaatggagCCAGTTTGAAGTTGTATCTCTTAGGAAAATGGTTTAAATGAAAGTTAGCATTTGATATTGTAAATCGGTTGTTACTGTTTTGGTATTTGGAAAAAGACTTTGCTGTTGTTGATTTTGAGGTGAAAATGAATgagatgatgataatgacaTTGCAGCTAACccaccaatatatatatatatatatatatatatgtggacattcttttttaattggaaattttttatatttatttgatgaataaatctaaaatataagaattaaatatataattattatattaagtaaaagtTTATTGAAAGTATTTGGTTTTGGATAACTTTTGCCAACGTCTAGGTTATATCATCATTGGGTGAGATTGCGAGGCAggtatttagttttgtttttgaattaaagTGGAATAGTTTAGTACTCCAGGATCGTCACAAAGCC belongs to Mangifera indica cultivar Alphonso chromosome 2, CATAS_Mindica_2.1, whole genome shotgun sequence and includes:
- the LOC123209591 gene encoding sorting nexin 2A-like is translated as MMGSDNQGFVEAHLFASREEMENLILHDDSTTTNKSYSDYRSATSLSPPILATPADYDPLLSPPLYPNAPDYNYHNHHSSYIEPPSYADVIFTPFDQNSNNNNTDNQINGIESTNEFPDSPNSPSSSSDYIRITVSNPQKEQETSNSLVPGGNTFVTYLITTRTNIPEFNGSEFSVRRRFRDIVTLSDRLAESYRGFFIPPRPDKSVVESQVMQKQEFVEQRRVALEKYLRRLAAHPVIRKSDEFKLFLQVQGKLPLPTSTDVASRMLDGAVKLPKQLFGESTAVVAPHEVVQPAKGGRDLLRLFKELKQSVANDWGGSKPPVAEEDKEFLENKERMNDLEQQLSNASQQAETLVKAQQDMGETMGELGLAFIKLTKFENEEAMYNSQRLRATDMKNFATAAVKASRFYRELNAQTVKHLDTLHEYLGLMLAVHSAFSDRSSALLTVQTLFSELSALQLRAEKLEAASSKIFGGDKSRIRKLEELKETIRVTEDAKSVAINEYERIKEHNRIELERLDRERHADFLNMLKGFVVNQVGYAEKISNVWAKVAEETSGYTNDGT